The Rhodoferax ferrireducens T118 DNA segment TGCCGCCGCTGTACATCCAGCTGGCGCAACTGGATTGGCCTGCGGCCATCAATGAGAATTTGCGCTATTTCGCCAACACCGGCGGACGCATGCCACGTGAAACACTGAATCTGTTGCGCCAGCGCGTGCCCCAAGCCAAACCGTTCTTGATGTATGGACTGACCGAAGCATTCCGTTCCACCTACCTGCCGCCGGATGAGGTAGACCGCCGCCCGGACTCGATTGGCAAGGCCATTCCGAATGCTGAAATTCTGGTGCTGCGTGAAGACGGGTCTGCCTGCAGCCCGGAGGAGCCTGGCGAGCTGGTGCACCGCGGTGCGCTGGTGGGCATGGGTTACTGGAATGACACTGAAAAGACGGCGGAGCGCTACAAGTTGCTGGCCTCTGACGCACCCGGACGGCAACCGGGCCTGCAGTTGCCTGAATACGCGGTTTTTTCGGGGGACACGGTGCGCAAAGACGCCGAGGGTTTTTTGTATTTCATTGGTCGACGCGATGAGATGATGAAAACATCGGGTTACCGGGTGAGTCCCACCGAGGTGGAAGAAATTTTGTACGCGACCCAAATGGTGGGCGAGTGCGTGGCCTTCGGCGTCGATCACCCCAGCTTGGGCCAAGCTATACAAGTAATAGCTACTAATGCCGTAGGCACGGGGGCTAGAGGCCTCAATGACCTGATGAGTGAATGCCGTGCCCGCATGCCCGCCTACATGGTGCCGGCAGGCATCGAGATCGTCGCCGGGCCGCTGCCGCGCAATCCCAATGGCAAGATCGACCGCAAATTACTGGCAACCGAGTGGCTTGAGCGGCATGCCGCCTGAGTGCACCGCTCCGTCCTGAAATTGAAAGCGGAACCCAATTTATGACTCTCACTGAACGCCAACTGCCCGTGCATGCCCCCATGAACCAGTTCTCCGTGCGCGAGGGCGAATTGACCGTGGGTGGCGAGCGTTTGTCATTGCTTGCCGCGCGGGTGGGGCAAACGCCTTTTTATGCCTATGACCGTTTGTTGTTGCGCGCCCGGGTGGCAGCGCTGCGCGGCGTGCTGCCCAGGACAGTCAAGCTGCACTACGCGATGAAGGCCAACCCCATGCCTGCGGTGGTGGGTTTGATGGTCGGTTTGGTGGACGGTATTGACGTGGCTTCTGCGGGCGAGCTTAAAGTGGCATTGGATGCCGGCGCCAACCCGCTGGAAATCAGCTTTGCCGGACCGGGCAAGCGCGATGCCGAGTTGCGCCAGGCGGTGGCGTCGCGCGTGCTGATCAACCTTGAATCGTTTCGCGAAGTGGCGGCGCTGGAGGCCATTTGCGGCGAATTGGGCTTGAGCGCGCGCGTGGCGGTGCGGGTCAACCCCGACTTTGAACTCAAGGGTTCAGGCATGAAAATGGGCGGTGGCCCCAAGCAGTTTGGTGTGGATGTGGAGCAGATTCCCGAGCTGCTGGGCTGCATCGGCCGTGCCGGTCTGTCCTTTGAAGGTTTTCATTTGTTTGCCGGTTCGCAGAATTTGCGTTCGGAGTCGATTTGCGAAGCGCAGCAAAAGTCTTACGAGCTGGCGCTGCGGCTGGCACAGCATGCGCCGGCGCCGGTGCGCTTTCTGAATCTGGGTGGCGGCTTTGGTATTCCCTACTTTCCGGGTGAGCAACGGCTTGATCTGGCCCCTATTGGCGACAACCTGGCCCAACTGGTCCAGCGGGCGCAGACCGAGTTGCCCGACGCTGCCCTGGTGATTGAACTGGGTCGCTACCTGGTGGGCGAAGCCGGGGTTTACGTGGCCCGCATTGTGGATCGCAAGGTGTCGCGCGGGCAGGTGTATCTGGTGGCGGACGGCGGGCTGCATCATCATTTGTCCGCGTCCGGCAACTTTGGCCAGGTGATACGCAAAAACTACCCGGTGACGATTGGCAACAAGGCCGACTCGCGGGAGACAGAAACAGTGTCGGTGGTCGGACCTTTGTGCACGCCGCTGGACCTGCTGGCCGAGCGCATGGCTTTGCCGGTGGCACAGGTCGATGATCTGGTGGTGGTATTCCAGTCGGGCGCTTATGGCGCCAGCGCCAGCCCGCAAGGCTTTTTGGGGCATCCCGCTTGTCTTGAAGTTCTTGTTTAGGGGCAGCCCCCTGAAGCATCCCCTCCGGTTGCTCGTTGCTTTGGGCAGCTTGTGTGCCGGGGCGGCGCTGGCTTGGCACCACCCTTTGTGGCCGATGGCGGTGTTGACCGTCTTTTCTCTCTGGTGTTTGATCGCGGCGTGGCGGCCGGGCCTATGGCTTTTTGTGGTGCCCGCCTTGCTGCCGCTGCTGAATTTTTCAAGCTGGACCGGCTGGCTTGTTTTTGAGGAATTCGACATCCTGCTGCTGGGCGCCCTGGCGGGCGCTTATGGGCCTCTAGCCTGGTCGCCGCCGCGGGGCCGCGAGACAAAAATGCCTTTTTCGACGTGGCGGTCGACGGCCCTGCTGGGTCTGTTCGGTCTCGCCGGTCTGCTGGCCTTGCTGCGCGGCTTCGTCGATGCCGGTGGTTTTGCCTTTGACTGGTTCGCCGGGTACACCGATGCGCTGAACAGCTTGCGCGTGTTCAAGAGCCTGGGTTTTGCGTTGCTTTTTGTTCCCCTGCTGCAGCGTGAACTCAAGCAGTCAGGACAACTGGCCCGTCAGCGGTTCGCGGGCGGCATGGTGGCGGGGTTGACGGTGGTCACACTGGCAGTACTGTGGGAGCGTGCAGCGTTTCCCGGCTGGCTGGATTTTTCAGTGCCCTATCGCACCGTTGCCCTGTTTTGGGAAATGCATGTAGGCGGCGCTGCGATAGACGGTTACCTGGCGTTGGCGACGCCGTTTCTTGTGTGGGCCTTGCTCGCTGCCCGGCGTCCCCTGTTTTGGGTCGCAGCTGCCGTGCTCACCTTGCTGACGGCCTATGCTTGCCTGACCACATTTTCCCGCGGCGTCTACCTGGCTGTTGCGGGCCCATTGCTGTTGCTGGGCTTGTTGCTGCGGGCGCAGAAGACCAACTTCAATGCGCGGGACTTTTTTGGCCCCGTGTGGCGACGCTACCGGCCCGAGGGCTGGCGGGCGAGGGCCAGTCTGGCGCTGATGTTGGCTTTGGCTGCAGAGGTGGCGGCGGTACTGGGGGCCGGTTCATTCATGATGGATCGCCTGGCCAGCGCGGATCGGGACTTCGGTAGCCGTGTTGAACATTGGCGCCGTGGCCTTGATTTGCTGGATGGCCCGACCGACTGGCTGCTGGGCAAGGGACTTGGACGTTTGCCAGCAGACTATGCGGCTCATGTGCCTCAAGGCGAGTTCTCGGGTGAGGTGAAGTGGCGAGAGGAGCAAAAGCCGGGCCAGGCAGCCAACGCTTTTGTGACGGTGCGCGGTCCCCCTACTTTGAAAAGATTGGGCGGCCAGTATGCTTTGACGCAGCGTGTGGTCAACGTGTCCCAAGCAGGCCATCGCGTCAGTCTGGATGTTCGGGTTCAGCACACAGCCGACGTTTACGTGGAGTTGTGTGAACGGCATCTGCTCTATGACGGACCTTGTCAGCTGGCGTCTATTCGGGTTTTACCAGGCAAAAATGACTGGCAAAACATGGTGCTGCCACTCAAAGGGCAGACCTTGGCGGGCGGGCCCTGGTATGCACCCCGTTTGTCCATGTTGTCCTTGTCGGTTGTGAACGCGGGTGGGGCTGCCGATTTTGACAATGTGAGCCTGATGGGGGCGTATCCGGCGCAGCCACTTGAAAATGGCGACTTCTCCGGCGGCATGGCGCACTGGTTCCCGCTAGCACAGTCCTACTTTGTGCCCTGGCACATCGACAACCTGTTTCTGGAACTGCTGATCGAGCGCGGGCTTGTGGGTTTGCTGCTTTTTGCCGCTTTGATGGCATATGCCCTTTGGCATCTGGTCTTCGGGCGCGCCCGGGCCAGCGCGTTGGCCCCCTATCTGGCGGCGTCATTGTGTGGGGCACTGCTGGTGGGCCTAGTCAGCAGCCTGATGGACGTGCCCAGAGTCGCATTCCTGTTTTGCCTTCTTGCGCTTGTCTCAGCTCAAGCCGCCAGGGAAGTTGACTAACGGCCAACCCCGACGGCTTCATTTCTCGGCTGGATCGCCGATGTCCATGGTATTCCCCGAGCTTGCAGGTGATCAAAGTTGTAAAGACGAAAACTTGATCCAAGTCAGGACCATGTTTCTCTTGGTCGGTTGCGAAAAATCAAACGCTTCTGGGCTTTGCAGGGCAGACTCAATTCAGAGCAAGGGACTGTGGAGCTTGAACATGATAAAAATATTCGATCACTATTTTCACAGACGTACATTTCTGCAAATGTGCTTTGATTTGGGGCTGCTGGTCGTGACTGTGGCGGTGGCGGTTCTGTGGCGGACGGAGAATCCAGCGTCAGTTTCCTCAGTGGTACTGGCGGTTACTGTCTTGTCGGCCATCGGTATTTTGGTGATCAATATGGGTCTGGGCTTCTATCAGCGGGTACACAACCGCACTTTGGGGCAGACGCGCGCTCGCGCCGTTCTGTCTTTGTGTCTTTCGTTGTCGCTGGCCTACATCATTTTCCGTCTGTCACCGCTCACCCCACAAGATGAAAAAACATTCTTGCTGGCGCTGATCGCCGCTGTGGCCCTGCTGCTGATACACCGCATCTACATGGCGCACGCCACGCCCCGCGCCATGATGCGCCAGCGTGTGTTGGTCTTTGGCTCGGGGGAGAGGGCCAAGCTGGTGGGCCGCACCCTGAAAAAGTCGGATCCCAGTGTTGATCTGGTCGGCTATTACGCCAGCCCCAATGAAGCAGTGGCTGAGATCTCCGCCTGGGCCTTGCTGTCGCCTCAAAAATCACTCACGGACATTGTGATCGACGAGCGGGTCGATGAGATTGTGGTGGCTTTGAGTGAGCGCCGTGGCGGCAGCATGCCCTTGCGCGAGTTGCTGGACTGCAAGTTGCACGGTGTGCGCGTGGTTGACATTGCCACCCACTTTGAAAAGACTTTTGGCCAGATTCGTCGTGACTCAGTGTCCGCGGGGTGGCTCATTTTTGGTGACGGATTCAGACAAGGCTTGGTGCGCACTGTGGTCAAGCGAATTTTTGATCTGCTGTGTGCGACGCTTTTGATTGTGTTGGCTTCGCCTGTGATGTTGCTGACAGGCGCCTTTATCTTGCTGGAGAGTGGCGGGCCCGTTTTGTATCGGCAGGAACGCGTCGGCTTGAACGGGCGCCTCTTCAATGTGATCAAGTTTCGCAGCATGCGCCTGGACGCCGAGCCAGATGGCAAGCCGCGCTGGGCCCAGGCGGCCGACGACCGGGTGACACGGGTCGGTCGTTTTATCCGCAAGCTGCGTATTGATGAACTGCCGCAATTGTTCAGCGTCCTCAGTGGGAACATGAGTCTGGTCGGGCCGCGCCCGGAGCGACCTTATTTTGTGGACAAGCTGACACAAGAACTGCCGTACTACGCGGTGCGCCAAAGTGTGAAGCCGGGGGTCACCGGATGGGCGCAGGTGCGTTACCACTATGGGGCCTCGGTCGAAGACGCGGCGGAAAAATTGCAGTACGACCTTTACTACGTCAAAAATCATTCCTTGTTTCTTGATCTGGTCGTGCTGTTTGAGACGGTGGGCGTCGTCCTGATGGGCAAGGGTGCGCAGTAACATGCTTCTTGCTTGTGCGACGGGGCCGCTGTCATGCGGCAGGGGTTGAGCCATGGACAGAGCCAATCTTGTACTGACGACGTGGAGCTATGGCGCGGTGGGTTTTGCCTATTCGGCTTTTGCCCTTCGGCTGCTTCAGCTCGGTTACGGGCACTCCAGGCGCGAGTGGTCCGAAGTGGCAGTGCTGGCGGCCGTTTCATGGAGCGCTTTGTGGGGTTGGTTTGGGTTGGCGCTGCTATTGACCGGCTCGCCCGCGTTTTTGCTGTTGAGCACCTTGGCTGACCTGCTGCGCTATGCCTGTTGGTACGCCTTTTTCCTGATTCTGCTGCAACCCAGTCGAGCATCCGGCGCCGCGATTGGCACGGCCTGGATGGTCCCGCTGGCCGCAGTCGTGGTGGGCTTTGGACTGTTGGCACTCGCTTTCGCTGCCATGCGTATCAACGCGCTGGGCGACGCTTCAAAATTGATCTTGTTGAGCTCCATGGTGTCGTCCGTATTGGCCATGATTTTGTTGGAGCAGATATTTAGAAACGTGGCGGAAGAGGCACGCTGGAACATCAAGCCCTTGTGCCTGGGTTTGGCGGGTGCATTCTTATTCGACTTGTATTTATTTTCAGAGGCCACTTTGTTCAACCGTCTCGACGCCGATGCGCTCAGCATCCGTGGCGCCGTGCACACGCTGGTGGTGCCGCTGCTGTTGCTGTCCACCACGCGGCGAAGCGATTGGATCGCAAGTATCCGCCTGTCACCCAAGGCCGCTTTCCATTCGGCCACGTTGCTGATGGCCGGAATCTATTTGCTGTTTATATCCAGTGTCGGCTACTACGTGCGCTACTTTGGTGGCGAGTGGGGGCGGGCGCTCCAGTTGGCATTGATATTTACGGCCTTGGTGCTCCTTCTTGTGCTGGTGCTGTCGGGCTCGGTGCGTGCGCGGCTTCGGGTATTTCTGGGCAAACATTTCTTTCGTTACCGTTTTGACTACCGCGAGGAATGGCTCAAATTTACCCGTACCCTGGCGGCCAAAGACTCGCCGCAGGAGATGGGGCAGCAGGTGATCCGGGGTTTGGCAGACATGCTGGAGAGTCCAGCCGGCGGTTTGTGGATGAGGGTCAAGGGCGAAGCTGCTTTCAGCCAGACGGCGCGCTGGAATCTGGCGCAGACGCTGGAGAAAGAAGACATTAACTCGCCCCTTTGTCAGTTCTTGACGAGCAGTGGCTGGGTGGTGAATC contains these protein-coding regions:
- the prsK gene encoding XrtA/PEP-CTERM system histidine kinase PrsK; this encodes MDRANLVLTTWSYGAVGFAYSAFALRLLQLGYGHSRREWSEVAVLAAVSWSALWGWFGLALLLTGSPAFLLLSTLADLLRYACWYAFFLILLQPSRASGAAIGTAWMVPLAAVVVGFGLLALAFAAMRINALGDASKLILLSSMVSSVLAMILLEQIFRNVAEEARWNIKPLCLGLAGAFLFDLYLFSEATLFNRLDADALSIRGAVHTLVVPLLLLSTTRRSDWIASIRLSPKAAFHSATLLMAGIYLLFISSVGYYVRYFGGEWGRALQLALIFTALVLLLVLVLSGSVRARLRVFLGKHFFRYRFDYREEWLKFTRTLAAKDSPQEMGQQVIRGLADMLESPAGGLWMRVKGEAAFSQTARWNLAQTLEKEDINSPLCQFLTSSGWVVNLEEYRSYSRRYGALKLPRWLQDLAQAWLVVPLMVGPELIGFVVLASARTRVDVNWEVIDLLKTAGQQAASFLAQMQATEALLEVRKFDAFNRMSAFVVHDLKNIVTQLSLMLKNAKRLGDNPEFQQDMLLTVENSLDRMRQLMLQLREGATPPGTAFGVNLGGIIQRIEAQAAGQGRTLEVNLSEPVVTRGHEERLERIIGHVVQNAFDATDPSGRVWVNLDRARGQARIVVGDTGQGMSQDFIRERLFKPFQSTKASGMGIGAYESFQYVKELGGQIEVDSSPNQGTTVKMLLPLFEAQMTSDLHALEAA
- a CDS encoding TIGR03013 family XrtA/PEP-CTERM system glycosyltransferase, yielding MIKIFDHYFHRRTFLQMCFDLGLLVVTVAVAVLWRTENPASVSSVVLAVTVLSAIGILVINMGLGFYQRVHNRTLGQTRARAVLSLCLSLSLAYIIFRLSPLTPQDEKTFLLALIAAVALLLIHRIYMAHATPRAMMRQRVLVFGSGERAKLVGRTLKKSDPSVDLVGYYASPNEAVAEISAWALLSPQKSLTDIVIDERVDEIVVALSERRGGSMPLRELLDCKLHGVRVVDIATHFEKTFGQIRRDSVSAGWLIFGDGFRQGLVRTVVKRIFDLLCATLLIVLASPVMLLTGAFILLESGGPVLYRQERVGLNGRLFNVIKFRSMRLDAEPDGKPRWAQAADDRVTRVGRFIRKLRIDELPQLFSVLSGNMSLVGPRPERPYFVDKLTQELPYYAVRQSVKPGVTGWAQVRYHYGASVEDAAEKLQYDLYYVKNHSLFLDLVVLFETVGVVLMGKGAQ
- a CDS encoding pyridoxal-dependent decarboxylase, exosortase A system-associated, with protein sequence MTLTERQLPVHAPMNQFSVREGELTVGGERLSLLAARVGQTPFYAYDRLLLRARVAALRGVLPRTVKLHYAMKANPMPAVVGLMVGLVDGIDVASAGELKVALDAGANPLEISFAGPGKRDAELRQAVASRVLINLESFREVAALEAICGELGLSARVAVRVNPDFELKGSGMKMGGGPKQFGVDVEQIPELLGCIGRAGLSFEGFHLFAGSQNLRSESICEAQQKSYELALRLAQHAPAPVRFLNLGGGFGIPYFPGEQRLDLAPIGDNLAQLVQRAQTELPDAALVIELGRYLVGEAGVYVARIVDRKVSRGQVYLVADGGLHHHLSASGNFGQVIRKNYPVTIGNKADSRETETVSVVGPLCTPLDLLAERMALPVAQVDDLVVVFQSGAYGASASPQGFLGHPACLEVLV
- a CDS encoding O-antigen ligase family protein is translated as MLVALGSLCAGAALAWHHPLWPMAVLTVFSLWCLIAAWRPGLWLFVVPALLPLLNFSSWTGWLVFEEFDILLLGALAGAYGPLAWSPPRGRETKMPFSTWRSTALLGLFGLAGLLALLRGFVDAGGFAFDWFAGYTDALNSLRVFKSLGFALLFVPLLQRELKQSGQLARQRFAGGMVAGLTVVTLAVLWERAAFPGWLDFSVPYRTVALFWEMHVGGAAIDGYLALATPFLVWALLAARRPLFWVAAAVLTLLTAYACLTTFSRGVYLAVAGPLLLLGLLLRAQKTNFNARDFFGPVWRRYRPEGWRARASLALMLALAAEVAAVLGAGSFMMDRLASADRDFGSRVEHWRRGLDLLDGPTDWLLGKGLGRLPADYAAHVPQGEFSGEVKWREEQKPGQAANAFVTVRGPPTLKRLGGQYALTQRVVNVSQAGHRVSLDVRVQHTADVYVELCERHLLYDGPCQLASIRVLPGKNDWQNMVLPLKGQTLAGGPWYAPRLSMLSLSVVNAGGAADFDNVSLMGAYPAQPLENGDFSGGMAHWFPLAQSYFVPWHIDNLFLELLIERGLVGLLLFAALMAYALWHLVFGRARASALAPYLAASLCGALLVGLVSSLMDVPRVAFLFCLLALVSAQAAREVD
- a CDS encoding acyl-CoA ligase (AMP-forming), exosortase A system-associated is translated as MTESTLLPELITLAAQRTPQAIALTSGTSHLSYAELSTSVSQFAAGLLGLGLDRGERVAIYLEKRFETVIASFGAPAAGAVFVPVNPLLKPEQVAFILRDCNVRVLVTSPERLALMKEMLAECHDLRHVVVTDAVVPSTPVDFTLPGPLALVSWRDLLSSPARPGHRVIDVDMVAILYTSGSTGRPKGVVLSHRNMVAGAKSVASYLENRPEDVLLAALPLSFDAGFSQLTTAFHAGARVVLLNYLMPRDVLKAMEREKVTGLTAVPPLYIQLAQLDWPAAINENLRYFANTGGRMPRETLNLLRQRVPQAKPFLMYGLTEAFRSTYLPPDEVDRRPDSIGKAIPNAEILVLREDGSACSPEEPGELVHRGALVGMGYWNDTEKTAERYKLLASDAPGRQPGLQLPEYAVFSGDTVRKDAEGFLYFIGRRDEMMKTSGYRVSPTEVEEILYATQMVGECVAFGVDHPSLGQAIQVIATNAVGTGARGLNDLMSECRARMPAYMVPAGIEIVAGPLPRNPNGKIDRKLLATEWLERHAA